AGTGATGGCACTTTGTTTTATTTGTTATCTTATGTTTAAGCAGCATGAAGTACTTTTTCTAATATCTGAATTAATTTACCTGAAAAGTTCCGTTCTGAATGTTGCCATCTTCGTTTATGTCCGAACCAAGccgtaatataaattattttaatatgatttttgggtggCTGTGAATGTGATTGGTAAAACGTACCTTCCAAAATTGTAACTTGTATTCGGCTAATGTTGAGTTTATGTTGGCTTAATAAGTATTGTGGTCCTGTCTAATGAAAGCTTTTGTATTCTGAGTaagattttatattatataatttatttaaaaaaaaaaagtgattgtacattagattaaagggaaaattaattttttcttttaaaaattttatctacttcttctattaaaaataaaagtgATTGACAAGATAATCAGACAGTTACACGTGGTGTACTATATGTATCTCATGCTAACgtacaaaaatcaatttttaatcAACTTAATCGATGAATCCCCCAAAATCAATTGGTTACTCAATTGATAAGTTGGATAGATTTTCAAAAAATGTTGATCCACTGCTTTCCTTTGTTCTTATGTAGGGGCGGTAATAAGGGAGGCAGGTAATGGCCTTAACCTCCCTAGatgtaaaatttttcttttaatcctTCAAATTTATTAACTTGTcaattaattaaatgataaaatatactttaaactcttaaaaGGTTTTAAAAATCAATCTTGATCTCTTAATAAAAATTTTCTGAATTATGAAACTAGTTAAGTTAGAAATTAGTAGAGGTGGCCATAGGCTAAAGCTTAGttccaaaaaaaatttaagtctAGACTCATTTTTGGGCCAGTTTAACTCAACCCGTTCAAAAAGCtcattttacttttaaaaatattaaaaaatatattttaattgatattttatatacttttttaagtaaatttaaaaatattttttattatttaaattaaatttagacTGAAACAGCTAAAGTGCGAAAATCCAAATCCTTATTTAAGCTTAGCCCTGATCTAGTCGAGTAGAGCAGGATACCGACCATTGGACAGTTCTAGACACTAGGGATGAGAGGAGCTTTTAATTATTTGAGGGTGATTATTAAGAAAAGCTAAAGTGAAATGAAATGCTTGAAAATTGATGGAATATTAGCCCAAGCGATGACAAAGTGTATTTGATAAATTGCAATGCCAAAAGATTTGGAAATTTTAGGTAGGACTAATTTGTTGTTAGGTCCTCAACTATTTGCCAAAAAAGAGTAAAACGTCCACATGCTACATATAATAAAATGCATATCATATCCCCTTTTAAGGGGTCATATTGATGAGGAAGTAATCTTTCCAAATCTAAAATATTACCAATAGGATTTATATTTAATGTATTATACATTTTCAATGGATTAAATTTTTAACAcgttataaaagaaaaaatttaaaattatttttacgaTGTGTCATCAGATAGTTCATAGATAATGTATGAAATTATACGTTTCCAATATATCACGACCCATGCCTCGTAGATCAATATTTTTGACTAAGAGGATCATTTTGTGAGTTGAGAAATTTGTGAACTCGAATCATTAGGACCACTTGCTTAACATGGATGGAATGTTAGTCATTCATGCATCATATATATTCATTCTTTGGACATGACAATTCATAAGAGAGATTAGTTCATGACAACCTATAATAACAAAAGACATATAAACTGACTAACTATCAAGAGAGCACTTCAAAAATTTACaaacaccaaaaaaaaaagaaccaaGACATATTCTCTTTTACGAGTGAACCATCTTAAACTACTACATCCTTATCTCTCTACATATTTCCATCAAGGGAGACAGGACCCTCTTTGCTTTTTTATaatttagattttttatttttgtacatTAATCCTTACGTGAAATGAAGGCTACAATGTCATTGTTTGCACATTGGTTCCTTTTTATAAAGCAAAAGACTTTTGATCTTTTAGCTTTGATGCCTTTGACTTTTTGGAGTTGCCCACAGCAAACTTCTCTTTTTGGATTTAAAGAGGAGTCTCCTCTCCCCACCCCACTCACATGGTTTGTTTCTTCACCCATCACTATTCAACTTTGGGGGAAATTTCTAAAAGGGGTTTTGTGGATCAATAGATTCCCATTTCATCATTAGGGTTTACTGCGGCTAGCCTTTtaacatacttatatatatatatatatatatgtgctcaTTGATTCATTTTACTTAGTTTTGttctttatatataaattttagataCAAAGGAAATGAATAGTTTTCTTAGGCCTAATATAGGCCCAAAGACATATATAGCAAGAGATGGCATTTGAGGTCAAATTACTTTAGAGCTGATGTATATTGTCGAGAAAACTATCACGTAGGGACAAAGGGAGGGGTAGACAAGGATCTGAGCCCCTCTCCCCCTCCCCCCccaaattgaaaatttttgtttAGACCCCTTATAAAATTATATGCTAATACAtggtaaaattatagttttactcctcaaaataataaattttcaattaacctttctaaaaattacaaaaatataagtCAATAcagtaataaaattatattttatctcttataaaaatatattagacATTCTTGATCCAAATTTTTTTAACTGTGCCTCTACTATCATAAACCTTAAGAAAATCAACTATTTATTGATATTAACTTATCGTGAATTAAAAATCAATATTCATCaacaatttaattattataatttgatattcatacattgaaaaaaCACATTTCCCACATCAtgcatacatattttttaaactcTAGAAGCCTCCATAGCTAGCCCTCACCTAACAACAACAAGAGATTAATCAACTCAACCACCCAAAAACACCTCGATAATAAACATACCAAAACTATGGGCCATTTAGATCCTTCCTCGCAAAGCATTTGTCCCTTCATGGAAGCCTTTTTCTCTTGTTATCTTTTTAACATTCATTCTATTGTGAGACACATGCTATGGTGTTACCACTTAAAACTTCCTTTTCTTGGTCACTTTTTGTTCCTAGTTCTCTCCCACCTACAATGCTTATCATACATAGATACATATCAAAGACAAAGACATAAGGAGGCAGTTTTGCCCCTCAAATAGTAGATTTGCCATTtaactctttaaatttttataaaattatatgttaacATGATAGTAATTTATGATTTATCTCTAATTTTTTTGAAGTAATTTTCTGATTTCGTCCTTAATACATAAATAAggtcaaggtttgcaacacaaatCCATGCAGTCCAAGTTGATGATGGTATCACACACTTTTTAGGTGTGTGTTTTGGCTTTAGAGTAAGATGATATAATGAATCCACTACTACCATATTAAGATGATAGAGGTAGGCAGGCACATGGAGACTAAAAAGGGACCTCTACCCAGAATAGAGTATACATTACAacccaaaaagaaaaaggagatagaaaaagaaaagggggaTCAAAAAGAAAGAACATATCCACGCTCCTTGTCTGATCTCTAGATGCATAAATTTACTTTAACCTctctattatttatatatatatatatatatgtgtgaaggTGATCAGTGGATGTCACTTTGTAATAAAAACGAGATCAACCCTACAattcaataaataaatttaatttttgtactattaaaagaattaaataacgATTAATTCTAATGTTGTTTTTAAATCCTAATGTAATTCCTCTTTtccttaattttatatttaaaaaatattatctaGTGAATTACAATAATGATGGATATAACAAATGTGAATGACAAACTCAACGTTAGTTACGTAGGAGTCTTAATACACTTAACATCCAATTCAATGAAACAGTTATAAGGTATAATGGCCCTTGAATTATACTTATTTTTTGGATTGACCCTTAATTTTTTTAATCATAAATAATCCCTAAAATTTTATCCTGTCATATATTTTAGTCCCAAAATATTACAgggttaaaaaaaaaatcatattatatAAGATAAGAATAAGAATGAGAGTGGaaaaggcaaaggcaaaggctGCCTAACTTGGTGGTAAtccatttatttaattatatgaaGGAAAGAGTGGGATTCGAAAACACATGCATCGCAGGTGAATGGCGCTAATTGCAATCATATTGCCCATGCATTTCGACGATCCAATTCTAATGCTTCAAATCTTTTgtcctaattaaataattaattacataCCCGTAATGGTCCCACTTCTTTTGGAGAGTAGCAGCCCAGCTGCTTCTATTATTTTCTTTCCTATCATACGTATGAGGAGAGATTCATTCTTATCCTTGCATTCAATAAcataaaattttgagttaatttagTATTTTCTTAATATGCATTTAAATGTTAAATGTTGCTTGTATGGAATACATAGTTATTCACTTTTAATTGGGATAAATATTAAGCTTATACATTAACTTTGTTTCAATATGTAGTTTGATACATGAAGTTTGATTTTATTCAATTgtacatatttaaagaaataaagacATGCGTATAGTAAAATGATGTTAATTTGATAATATTGTTAGTGATTTGTAAAAATCAAACCAAATCAAGATTTCAcgtataaaattgtaaaaatcaaAATTACTGTATAACATTGCACATTGGATCAAATTTAATGTTATtcctaaaaataaattaatgttatAGTATTGTAAGTTGAACATCTATATGTGGTGCATACAAAGTAACAATTTTAGGGTGTGAGATGCCATGATTTATAAGTGGTTGTGAATAGAATATTTTTATAGGATTTTAAACtccttaaaatagaaaataatatgtATTTCAAATGCACTtgaatttatgttattttaattattataataataacgaTACAAGTTCGAAATATTTTAATAGGCAGTTTGAATACCTGCTGAAGATCATGAGAGGTGAAATTTtaagagaggaaaaaaaaaaggctgATATAAAAGCTGAATGTTTAAAGCAAAGCATATAACAAAGAAAGCTGACCCTaaggccaaaagaaatgaaagcaAAAGGCCTTTTCTTTCCTATCCCATGTTATAGTAATAATTCTATTAAACTGCGGAATGAATAAGGACAAAATATCTTATATTAAAGGTAAATGTGTTATGGAGTTACTTATATtaagatttatattttattttgttctttctattaaaaaataataaattaatctttatacattagattaaaaagtaaattaattattctGTTAAAAGTCTATCTATTTTTACTGTTAATCCATATACATTAGTACGAGGTATATGTAGCATGTTTAATTATCTCATCAAGCACACtaaattttaacaataaaatagataaaatttttaatcgaaatgactaatttactctttaatctaacgtAACGtgactaatttacttatttctaaATACGTAAAATACATTCTTACTTTTAATATAAAAacttccataatacttttacataTATCGAATTTCAATAGTTGAAAAATCTATTAATCtctatctctctctctctccataTCCTCTATCAGCCttcccttttttattttctttccaaaCATAGCCTCTTCAATTTTTTCAAGAAGAAAAAGGCAAGATCAACACCAATTTATTTGCAAAAGAATATATACATACACGCATACATATAGCTTCTTTGGGTTTATATCAAACAAGGGAAGTTTTTAATCTGCTCCAAcactaacccatgctagccaacaCCTCTTGTTCCTCAATTCCCTCTTCAAAGCCAATCCCATGCTTTGAAAATGGTGATAATAACAACAATAAGAGAAAAAGAAGACCTGCAGGAACACCaggtaacatatatatatatgcatatcatataaattatataCAGTATATTGAATACAATTTACAGTTCTTGGGGATGGTGGTGCAGATCCAGATGCTGAAGTGGTTTCACTTTCACCGAAAACACTACTAGAATCAGATCGTTACGTTTGTGAGATCTGTAACCAAGGGTTCCAACGAGATCAAAACCTACAGATGCACCGGCGACGACATAAGGTTCCATGGAAGTTGCTGAAAAGAGAAACACCGGCGGTGAAGAAAAGGGTGTTCGTTTGTCCCGAGCCGAGCTGTCTCCACCATCAACCTTGCCATGCTTTAGGCGATCTGGTTGGGATCAAGAAACACTTTAGGAGGAAACACAGTAACCATAAACAATGGGTGTGTGAGAAATGTTCGAAGGGGTATGCGGTTCAGTCTGATTATAAGGCTCATCTTAAAACTTGTGGTACCCGTGGCCATTCTTGTGACTGCGGCAGAGTTTTTTCAaggttatttttattttcttttgccaTTCTTTTTCTTGTTAAATCAACAGTGGTTCAGATTCTAGTGTTACTCTATCTTTTCAAAGGATAAAGATTTCACCAGTTCCAGACCATGATTAAAAAATCTTTTCTACACTGTTGACTTAAGAATGAAGAAACATAGAAAGCTTTTGATTTTTTTGACTGATGGAACCTTAATACAGTATTAAGCAGCTGTTTATATACAGTTGGCACATTTTCCGAAGATCACTTTCCCGTTGGTCGTGTTGCTGGGAATTAATTAAGCTTCAACACAGTATACCTACTGATTAGGGTAATAGATATAAAGTCAAtatttgatatataatgaatccATCATTCGAAAGTAACCCTAAATATTACCCAATATATATAGTATGCTTACAGTAAGGTAGGTTCTTCTATTAGTACTTGTAGCATTtagtttttaggttactttcattAGTTTTGTAATAACCTAAATGGTAATAGttataaattgattatttttataattaatcttGTACTATGAgtaaatttatatgattatatcATATTCTCGATTattcttaatttattaattaatttttgtaaGTAATATGTAGATATAATAAATTAACATAGTATTACATATATAATAGTATATTTTAtagcataaaattttagaaataataacatttaatccgcaataatttaaaaaaaattgatttcatATTGATTGATtatcctttttattttttctagAGTTGAGAGTTTCATAGAACATCAAGATGCATGCCGCATGGGGCAATCACAGAAAGTGCAGCAGCCACCTAGCTTGTCTCCAACAGCTTCAACCCCAAGTACTCCATCTAGTGATACCATGTTCTTCAGCCCTACAAAAGATAATCCCACCACCACAAACCGCGGCGACCACCACAATTTGGAGCTTCAACTCTTAACCACATCCTCAAACCCAACAGAGCCCTTTGTTCCCCATAAAGAAAACCATAACAACACTCATTATTCCACTCAATTACACCTCTCGATCGGCTCATCCGACGAAAAAATGGAATCGACTGTAACGACTGATACGAGCAAGGTATCGGCGCTCGAGCAACTGAAGATGGCGATGGCGGAGCTAGCTTATGCCGAAGAGGCGAGAAAACAAGCAAAGAGGCAAGTTGAATTGGCCGAACAAGAGTTCGATAGGGCGAAGAGGATCAGACAACAAGCACGAGCTGAATTTGAAAAGGCTCAAGCTTTAAAGGATCGTGCGAACAAGCAAATCGAGACCACCATTGTTCAAATAACTTGCCATGCTTGTAAGCAGCAAGTTCAAGACAGAACACCTGTGGAAGAGAACTCCATTGTTGTGAGTTACGTTTCATCAGCTATATAACGAGTACCGGTTGAAAAAAAGAAGCGATACAGCAACATTTGGTGATtgaatttggtaatttttcaCTTTGGTCCTTGACTTTTTTATTAGTTCATATTGGTCTTGAAATTTGGCAACCTTTTTCAGTTTGATCCTTTCTGTTAAGGCATGGTGACATGGTATTATGAGATTGTTCCACATCATCACCtaaaatttttttagttttttaaattaaatttatttatgattttatagtattttcaatatttttttgtaatttttagattttatatgatatttttaaaaattcaacttaAAAACCCAAGTTCAGGATCAAATTGgaaaaaaattgttaattttcAGGATTAATGTGAACAAAAAAATTGaaactgaattttaaaaatttgttaaattCAAAGGCTAAATATTGCTTTATCTCGTATTTAAAGAtattttataaaggttaattaCTAACAGTAACATATAAACCAATTaatcacatgcatatatacataaactTTCCTTTGATCTAAGTGTACCTTATACTCTTTGAGCTTTTGAAATTTAGTTCTCTGGTTTAGTTCCAAGAATTTAAACCCTTTACTTGTTTAATTTAAAATccaataatttgatttttaaatctcATACGTAGAGGCAcaaattcttaaaattaaaaacagagagattaaattttaaaagctTGAAATGTAGAGGGATTGGAGTCAGAATTAGACTCTTTCTTTAGCCTTGTATGATATATGCTGATATACCAAGTTGAATGAAAGGATTGTCGTATGCTGCAATTTGTGTGATGTAAGTTGTTCATTGATTTGGTTAAATGAAAGCTACAAATTATGGGGTGTTGTAGGAAAAGTATTCCTAGgcttttgtgtgtgtgtgtgtgtgtgtgtgtgtgtgtgtgaatgtgATGGATGCATTGAGACAACTTGAAAATGAACCTTCCTTGTCCTCATCTCTGCCTTCCTTTTTTTGTGTGGTTATTTTGGCTTTTCTACTTGGACTCTTTAGGTATCTTCGTAGCTTGAAGGTGTAAGGAAATTAATGGAGGTGTTCTTTCCCTTTggcattaaaaaaaattatatcattTAGTATTTGAGTTTGGTTTCAATATTTAGTTTGATACTTAAActtgattttgatgtttaatttGGTACCCAAACCAAATGGAATAAGGTGGGCTAATGAATATTTAACACGCGTTCTCTACTAGAAAAACATATAGGTGCTTAATTGGGACACAAAAAAGTTTAGGTAGTAAATTGAATATTGAAGCCAAACTCAGGTATTTaattaatacaaaaaaaaaacccctcaagcatcaaattgaaaaaaattcaagcaCCAAAGTAAACATTAAAACCAAACTTAGGTAGGTAAAAGTTCAATAGATGCCCCTATACTAAGAAtcaaattgcattttgccccctttACTCAAAAAAAGGCAAATTAGTCATTGTACGTCAGATCAAAGAGAAAACTGgtccttttgttaaaaattttatccatttctattattaaaaaatCGATCCCTATATGTCAACATGAGGTATACGTGGCATGCCCCACGTGTCATTGTTTGGTTATTCTGTCAACCCTACTAATTTTAAATAGTACaagtggatgaaatttttaatagaatgaaCTAAATTGCTCTTTGGTTTAACATACAAGGATTGATTTGCTTATATTTTGAATAGAGGGGGTAAAGTGCAATCTAACTCCTAGTATAGGGCTCTATTGCACTTTTACCTATATATCTAAGGTTGGCTTTAATGTTTACTTTGGTACTAGTTTTTTCAATTAATTGATGCTTGAGTCTTTTGGTATTGATTAAATATTCGAGTTtaattttaatgttcaatttaaTACCTAAAATTTTTTTGTGTCTCACTTAAATCCTTCTGTTTTTTTACCAGAGAACATGAGTTAAGTCACATTATTTCATTTGGTATAATTAAATTTTGTAGCCAACCTGAGATTGTAAATGATATATTAACTTTTTTTTATGATGAAGAGGAAGACCATCTCCATTAATTTTCTTACATCTTCAAGCTAAAAAAACTCaaggatcaaattgaatattaaaaccAAATTAATGTACCAAATAATATATTATCCCTGAAAAAGGCATGTTTTTCAGTGCCAGAGTTTAATAGTTAATGACAGACTCTCAGTCGTCGCTCTCAACATCCCCAACCAAAACtccattcattcattcactttcAGATCCCACTATTTATCATAGTGAGGCCCCTAGGGCAAAGCAATGCGTTGTTAAGAAGAAGCAAACGCCATTTCTTTTTTTCATTCAATGGAGAGGCCATTAGAGCTTTTCGGCTCAGTTGAAAGGAccaaaaatgaagaagaaataaaaagaaaactgGGTCCATCTTGTTGACGTTATCTTTCACGATTTCAACCAAAACAAAAAGGTGAACTGCAAAGCTAAAGCTGCAACTTTCGAAGGgtctttttttctctcttttttttgccTTTTTTATTGGAGAATGTGCTTCTCTTTCGTTTCCATCATGTTGGCACGTTGCTAAGCATGTCTTTCTTTTTATCTCACTCCTACCAAACAAACATTTAATATTgtattagtaaatttatgttttaattatttaatttaaaaatttataaaataattattaaattattagaaaGTTTTATTTAAGTAATTGGATTGTTAAATTTAATATCTGGTTAGCGAGTTTTAAATAACAATTTAACGATTAATAAGGTAGATTGTTATCCATTAATGGGTAGaaaagatatttaaattttgactCGCAGATTGATGATATGCAAAGTTTTTTTATGAAAAAATCTGAATTGTAGAAAAGATGGGGAAAGAGATGCACGCAATGCAGACTATACAACAACGATTTTAGCAGTCtgatgacttaaatgaaaactttcgaatagtttagtgatcattttatgactttttgaagttgagttaCCAAAATGTAAACTTGTTGATAGTTTAGTGATTTTAGGTGTAATTTACCcgaaattaaattagttaatagtTGATGATATACTCGCACTGTatggtaaaagtaccatagaTGCTCTTGTACTaagagttagattgcattttgccccctctACTCATTAGATGAGCAAATTAATCTATATACATTATATCAAAATGCAAATTGGTTATTctcttaaaaatttcatccatttctactgttaaaaatttaTCCTTGTATGTCAGAATAAGGCACACGTGACACGTCACATGTAACTAATTGGTTATTTTGTCGATAATGCAAGTTTTTAATAGTAGAACTCGATAAAAATCTTAATAGAAAGAACTAATTTGTTCTTTAATCTAAATACAAAGACTAATGTAtccattttttaaataaaaaagataaaatacaATTAAACTCTTAATACAAACAACTCTTCCATATTACTTTCACCATAGGTATATAAATTAATGACCAATTTAATATGATTTTGAGGGTGGCTGTGAATGTGATTGGaaaccaaaaaataaaacaaGAAATGGAAAATTGGAGCCAGAGTTGAGTTTATGTTGGCCCAACAACTCTTCTTACGTAGGCCTATTAGACcttaattcatttttttttttcatgttgctttattttttaaaagattggtaaattttaatatttttttaataatttcattatagattttgataatatttatttttaatataatatctaGAATTACTCATAGTTTTTcttaacccataaataggagaataatatgCTTTAGCACACTGAAATCTACCTCCTCTCACATTCgcaacaataattttatataatattttaaaaatttcagatACAAATTCTCATTATTTTCCTTAAGATTTTTTGaacattatatttaaattttacacGGACTTCAATACCCATAATTATCTAAATATTTCCaaaaaataggaaataaattttttcacaatatttaatttaatttgttttaataaattatttaatattttaatagcccatttaaaaatttgaattttatttcacAAATTCATTTTTTATATATCAAATAAAAAATAGATTTGGATTTGATAAATCCatcattaataaaaataataattcaaatttgaattttgaatttttgagAATTTACATGATTTATATTTTCTTGACATATTTCTCTTATTATATTTCTAGCtctacataataataataataataataataataataataataataat
This window of the Gossypium arboreum isolate Shixiya-1 chromosome 12, ASM2569848v2, whole genome shotgun sequence genome carries:
- the LOC108478302 gene encoding zinc finger protein SHOOT GRAVITROPISM 5-like encodes the protein MLANTSCSSIPSSKPIPCFENGDNNNNKRKRRPAGTPDPDAEVVSLSPKTLLESDRYVCEICNQGFQRDQNLQMHRRRHKVPWKLLKRETPAVKKRVFVCPEPSCLHHQPCHALGDLVGIKKHFRRKHSNHKQWVCEKCSKGYAVQSDYKAHLKTCGTRGHSCDCGRVFSRVESFIEHQDACRMGQSQKVQQPPSLSPTASTPSTPSSDTMFFSPTKDNPTTTNRGDHHNLELQLLTTSSNPTEPFVPHKENHNNTHYSTQLHLSIGSSDEKMESTVTTDTSKVSALEQLKMAMAELAYAEEARKQAKRQVELAEQEFDRAKRIRQQARAEFEKAQALKDRANKQIETTIVQITCHACKQQVQDRTPVEENSIVVSYVSSAI